In Cheilinus undulatus linkage group 16, ASM1832078v1, whole genome shotgun sequence, one DNA window encodes the following:
- the LOC121523540 gene encoding zinc finger protein 2-like isoform X1 produces the protein MSQVQILRVFVNQRLTAAAEEIFELFERSIAEYEEQLSRSKEENERQQKLLDSVLSPQLRIQKSACTADIQQLLVSRKQAPVQQAWSLCLDQEDTEPPLIKEEDGQGEVYTPKFTFSPVSLKSEDDEENHQSSQFHQFPTRQMETGADWEVFGPEQTRNLNQGGHLQPVIAVKTEDSSELVAEVSDNNAKEISKHQSGLNSNDINKIPVKPKSLGTGSLEKPFVCGVCGKRMGYSGHLTTHMRTHTGEKPFSCSICAKRFTQKCSLTQHMVLHTGEKPFSCTVCNQRFSWRSQIRRHECIADRASELLQSQTEEQREAETEAGEEESKGTGQAWNSDPNSHLQPEIEVKIEDSSESESDDRDEDWKETKEDQSNVYSPDNKVSVSYRSHKTVKKPFSCPECDKRFTCQKNLKKHMRSHTGEKRYHCSVCNKRFSHKETLVRHSKFHSGEKPYSCSVCSKDFSRKENFARHMRFHSGEKPFSCSFCNKHFTRQDHAVTHMRTHTGEKPYSCSECGKKMSCRTSLRVHMRIHTGERPFSCSFCCKRFTQRGSLTEHMALHTGDKSFDCSECGKRISSKSSLKVHMRLHTGERPFSCSVCGKDFTQKGNLAEHMAVHNGEKLFSCNVCDKQFSKKSQLKGHKCVSDSSESDSAETISNDKNQAQSSVEQPCLKQKHQ, from the exons ATGTCTCAGGTCCAAATATTGAGAGTTTTTGTGAACCAGAGACTGACTGCGGCTGCTGAAGAGATTTTTGAGCTGTTTGAAAGATCGATAGCAGAGTACGAGGAACAACTCAGTCGATCTAAAGAGGAAAACGAGCGACAACAGAAACTACTGGATTCTGTTTTGAGCCCTCAGCTCCGCATACAAAAATCAG CATGCACTGCAGATATCCAGCAGCTGTTGGTGAGCAGAAAGCAAGCCCCAGTGCAACAGGCGTGGAGCCTCTGTCTGGACCAGGAGGACACCGAGCCCCCACTCATTAAAGAGGAAGATGGGCAAGGGGAGGTTTACACCCCCAAGTTCACTTTCAGTCCTGTCTCTCTCAAGAGTGAAGATGATGAGGAGAATCATCAGTCCTCCCAGTTTCATCAATTTCCAACCAGACAGATGGAAACAGGAGCTGATTGGGAAGTTTTTGGACCAGAACAAACCAGGAACTTAAATCAAGGGGGACATTTACAACCAGTGATTGCAGTCAAGACTGAAGATTCCTCTGAACTTGTTGCTGAGGTTAGTGACAATAACGCGAAGGAGATCAGTAAACATCAGTCAGGCTTAAACTCGAATGATATTAATAAAATACCAGTAAAACCAAAGTCCCTTGGCACTGGTAGTCTTGAAAAACCATTTGTTTGTGGTGTGTGCGGTAAAAGAATGGGTTACAGTGGTCATCTAACCACTCATATGAGGActcacacaggggagaaaccattcAGTTGTTCCATTTGTGCTAAACGGTTTACACAGAAGTGTAGTCTGACACAACACATGGTCCtgcacacaggggagaaacccttcagctgcacTGTCTGTAACCAAAGATTCTCTTGGCGCTCACAAATAAGAAGGCATGAGTGTATTGCAGATCGTGCTTCAGAGCTGCTTCAAAGCCAAACAGAGGAGCAAAGAGAGGCAGAAACAGAAGCTGGTGAAGAGGAGAGCAAAGGAACGGGCCAAGCTTGGAACTCAGATCCAAACAGCCATTTACAACCAGAGATTGAGGTCAAGATTGAAGACTCCTCTGAATCTGAGAGTGATGACAGAGATGAAGACTGGAAGGAGACTAAAGaagatcagtcaaatgtgtaCTCTCCGGATAATAAAGTGTCAGTAAGTTATAGGTCacataaaactgtcaaaaaaccATTCAGCTGCCCAGAGTGTGATAAAAGATTTACATGCCAGAAGAATTTGAAGAAACACATGAGGtcccacacaggagagaaacgtTATCACTGTTCAGTGTGCAATAAAAGATTTTCTCACAAGGAAACCTTGGTTCGCCACAGTAAGTTTCATTCAGGAGAAAAACCATACAGCTGCTCCGTTTGTAGCAAAGACTTCTCTCGCAAGGAAAACTTTGCCCGGCACATGAGATTCCATTCAGGAGAAAAACCTTTCAGCTGCTCCTTTTGTAATAAACATTTCACTCGACAAGACCACGCTGTGACACACATGAGaactcacacaggagagaaaccttacagctgctctgagtgtggtaaaaaaatgagCTGCAGAACAAGTCTGAGAGTGCATATGaggattcacacaggagagagaccTTTCAGCTGCTCATTCTGCTGTAAAAGATTTACACAGAGGGGAAGTCTGACAGAACACATGGCCCTGCATACAGGAGACAAGTCCTTCGACTGCTCCGAGTGTGGTAAGAGGATCAGCAGTAAGTCGAGTCTGAAGGTGCACATGAGGcttcacacaggagagagaccTTTCAGCTGCTCGGTGTGTGGGAAAGATTTCACACAGAAGGGCAACTTGGCAGAGCACATGGCTGTGCACAATGGAGAGAAACTATTTAGCTGCAACGTCTGTGACAAACAGTTTTCCAAGAAGTCACAACTTAAAGGTCACAAGTGTGTTTCAGACAGCAGTGAGTCTGATTCAGCTGAAACTATCAGCAACGATAAAAATCAGGCGCAATCAAGTGTTGAGCAACCCTGTTTGAAACAGAAACATCAATGA
- the LOC121523596 gene encoding zinc finger protein OZF-like, whose product MSGFQDFKDLFRRRLGELTGPTTTCGYVEELRRQRKPLDVILTPGMKLQSAVLPADIQQVSVGEVEPSDQQHWTLSLDQQQTEPPHIKEEQEGLWSCQEGLEEADIIKFTFNPISVKSEDEDGNPQSLQLHQIQIEQMGTEADGEDCRGPEQTRNSDPERHLHYEIEVNIEGSSEAETDDSDEWMNTREHQSGLNSEENHKAQNPKSDKISHFCSECGKTFKTNSTLSRHMLVHTGERPFSCSQCGKRFKRKGSLTEHMLVHTGEKPFSCPECATRFTQKSSLTRHMMIHAGNKPFSCSECNKKFNDKANMIRHMKIHTGEKPFSCSECVRTFKEKSHLKIHMAHHRGERLFSCSECGKRFNFKGNLTQHMISHTGEKPVCCNVCHRRFSRGYQLKRHKCVADQAPEPHRHHTKLKRGAKTGDEEDFGALEQARKSEPERRLKARTGIKKRSTTSN is encoded by the exons atgtccgggtttcaggattttaaagatttattcagACGGAGGCTGGGAGAGCTGACAGGACCAACAACAACATGCGGTTACGTAGAGGAGCTCCGTCGACAAAGAAAACCTCTGGATGTGATTTTAACACCAGGAATGAAGCTGCAGAGCGCAG tgcttcctgcagacatccagCAGGTGTCGGTGGGTGAAGTAGAGCCTTCTGATCAGCAGCATTGGACCCTGAGTCTGGACCAGCAGCAGACTGAGCCTCCGCATATTAAAGAGGAGCAGGAAGGTCTGTGGAGCTGTCAGGAGGGACTGGAGGAGGCTGATATCATCAAGTTCACATTTAATCCCATTTCTGTAAAAAGTGAAGATGAAGACGGGAACCCTCAGTCATTACAGCTTCATCAAATACAAATTGAACAGATGGGAACAgaagctgatggagaggactgtagaggaccaGAGCAGACCAGGAACTCGGATCCAGAGAGACATTTACACTATGAGATTGAGGTCAACATCGAAGGCTCTTCTGAAGCTGAGACTGACGACAGCGATGAATGGATGAACACCAGAGAACATCAGTCAGGTTTAAATTCTGAGGAAAATCATAAAGCTCAAAATCCAAAGTCTGATAAGatttcacatttctgctctgagtgtggaaAAACGTTCAAAACAAATTCTACTCTGTCCAGACACATGTtagttcacacaggagagagaccCTTCAGTTGCTCtcagtgtggtaaaagatttaagCGTAAAGGCAGTCTGACTGAGCACATGTTGgttcacactggagagaaacccttcagctgccctGAATGTGCCACAAGATTTACCCAGAAAAGTAGTCTGACTAGACATATGATGATTCATGCAGGAAATAAACCCTTCAGTTGTTCTGAGTGCAATAAAAAATTCAATGATAAAGCAAATATGATCAGACACATGAAAATTCACACTGGAGAAAagcccttcagctgctctgaatgtgtccgtacatttaaagaaaagtctCATCTGAAAATTCACATGGCACATCACAGAGGGGAGAGACTCTTCAGCTGCTCcgagtgtggtaaaagatttaattTCAAAGGAAATCTGACACAGCATATGATAagtcacacaggagagaaaccagtCTGCTGCAATGTCTGTCACCGAAGATTCTCCAGGGGTTATCAGTTAAAAAGACACAAGTGTGTTGCTGATCAGGCACCAGAGCCACATAGACACCACACAAAACTGAAAAGAGGGGCGAAAACAGGAGATGAAGAGGATTTTGGAGCACTAGAACAAGCCAGGAAATCGGAGCCAGAGAGACGTTTAAAAGCAAGGACTGGTAtcaagaaaaggagcacaaccAGCAATTAG
- the LOC121523554 gene encoding gastrula zinc finger protein XlCGF57.1-like, producing the protein MSGFRGRSVLPADVQQMLVGDEEPEERSPGLAQKNPEPPHIKEEQEGLWSSQEGEKLQGLEGSDIIKFTFSPAPVKTEDDEEKPQSSRLHQIQTEQMEKGADEEDFGGPEQARSSDPEGYLHPEIEVKIEESSEAETDASDDWEDTREDQLGLNSAKDIKDKRKRCDKKSHSCSECGKIFNQKSHLTDHMRIHTGEKPFGCSECGKRFNHQRCMTRHLLVHTREKTFTCSECGKGFSQKGNMIRHMRLHKGEQPFSCSVCSKRFNEKSGLTAHMANHRGEQPFSCSVCGKRFNFKGNLAQHMVVHTGEKLYSCSYCVKSFKHKSCLTRHMAHHRGEKPFSCNNCNRKFSLHAHLIMHTCISDQERHLQPEDEVKTAESSEPLTDVSEHWKLTDIYKDTKSHSCSQCNKTFKKKHALIRHMRIHTKEKPFSCSECGKRFSLKGNLTQHVVIHTGEKPYICSVCNQRFAWHKLFKKHKCVAEWVSALHQNQAEETGEVEAGPEGGDCGGSEQDWNSDPERILQPETEIKTENSPEPVAAVSDDWMATREH; encoded by the exons ATGTCCGGGTTTCGGGGTCgttcag TTCTTCCTGCTGATGTCCAGCAGATGTTGGTGGGTGATGAAGAGCCCGAGGAGAGGAGCCCTGGTCTAGCCCAGAAGAACCCTGAGCCTccacacattaaagaggaacaaGAAGGACTATGGAGCAGtcaggagggagaaaagcttcAAGGACTGGAGGGGTCTGATATTATCAAGTTCACATTTAGTCCTGCCCCTGTGAAgactgaagatgatgaagagaaacctcagTCTTCACGGCTTCATCAAATACAAACTGAACAGATGGAAAAAGGAGCTGATGAAGAGGACTTTGGAGGACCAGAGCAGGCCAGGAGTTCAGACCCAGAGGGATATTTACATCCAGAGATTGAGGTCAAGATTGAAGAATCTTCTGAAGCTGAAACTGATGCCAGTGATGATTGGGAGGACACCAGAGAAGATCAGTTGGGTTTAAACTCTGCAAAAGACATTAAAGACAAGAGAAAAAGGTGTGACAAGAAGTCACatagctgctctgagtgtggtaaaatatttaaccaaaAAAGCCATCTGACAGATcatatgagaattcacacaggggagaaaccctTTGGCTGCTCTGAATGCGGCAAAAGATTTAATCATCAAAGATGTATGACCAGGCACTTGTTAGTTCATACCAGAGAAAAAACATTCAcctgctctgagtgtggcaaAGGATTCAGCCAAAAGGGAAATATGATCAGACACATGAGACTTCACAAAGGAGAacaacccttcagctgctctgtatGCAGTAAAAGATTCAATGAAAAGTCTGGCCTGACAGCTCACATGGCGAATCATAGAGGAGAgcaacccttcagctgctctgtgtgtggaaagagatttaactttaaaggaaaTCTAGCCCAGCATATGGTGgttcacactggagagaaactcTACAGCTGCTCTTATTGTGTCAAAAGTTTTAAACATAAATCATGTCTGACACGTCACATGGCACATCACAGAGgggagaaacccttcagctgcaaTAACTGTAACCGGAAATTCTCTTTGCATGCCCATTTAATAATGCACACGTGTATATCAGATCAGGAGAGACATTTACAACCAGAGGATGAGGTCAAGACTGCAGAGTCTTCTGAACCTTTGACTGATGTCAGTGAGCATTGGAAGTTGACAGATATTTACAAAGATACAAAGTCGCATAGCTGCTCTCAGtgcaataaaacattcaaaaagaaACATGCTTTGATCAGGCACATGAGAATTCATACAAAAGAGAAACCctttagctgctctgagtgtggtaaaagatttagcCTTAAAGGAAATCTGACACAACATGTAgtaattcacacaggagagaaaccctacATCTGTAGTGTGTGCAACCAAAGGTTTGCTTGgcataaactttttaaaaagcacaagtGTGTTGCTGAATGGGTTTCTGCACTTCATCAAAACCAAGCTGAGGAGACAGGAGAGGTGGAAGCAGGACCTGAAGGAGGGGACTGTGGAGGATCAGAACAAGACTGGAACTCAGATCCAGAGAGAATTTTGCAGCCAGAGACTGAAATCAAGACTGAGAACTCTCCTGAACCTGTGGCTGCAGTCAGTGATGACTGGATGGCAACCAGAGAACATTAG
- the LOC121523528 gene encoding uncharacterized protein LOC121523528 isoform X2 produces MKRNLSPRSFIKDLWTSREWGPARSSDPERDFQAEIEVKLEDYSEPETEDCDDWLETREYQSVINEMGSAADIHSQACSTVGLPPLSPSVCFETTMHHSIVPFGTEPAFEQCKTCCRLFHCPMCPKFKPARRKKLEMHLKVHLKNAVTFQDKRICRCNLNCRDAGHFHCPMCDKTIIKKRDFEVHLDFCQTALQKTLASVAPQSELNSDPGLPAPTPVALTMFTHGSSSPAQQSLKCPESTVSPSPETAASPPQQHAISSSVVSTQENERPVLLYKRVKCPHCKLILYKKNVIKHIQRRHEVHSKKMKAHDDLKGVCVDATNGISAVQKDILGSSEPIHVQMKTWGHVHKVQCEMEECRQFHLMAVRSGLTLRHCEHIRSLDHCTVIAHEEFLQGEVLSEMVALKVFNEAAKAACLKRQRKAQASHVPLCVPISFQENQKRFYFSIHEPTVNHYSRLGRVMVTYTLEDNTWHCPCAKPRISCVHKNISKWHLFQTKQDMFEMETASAGAPQEHQGPAYPPMDEDLRRLVQYIYKHKKLPAKLPDDLVKPKALINYLTELQPTETFCAICPGCVLLEKPARITKKAKIITMSGVIKNVSTYFRSCPKCHMVYRYQEWKDGLHNFDDHILLNLDLCLYLRHNLQNNVSVSQVMSSLESLRKVEFPSPETILHAYCHFEALTSHEYSFSCVCCGYYPPVVMMDQHKKGVSHSPVNDEIKSSENFTGEVNVEEFWDSVQMEMISRGFFPSQAKNPFALNPCSEHWGPWIGRNTRKSEVVFNTESEKVSKFSTEAEVSMVSEEFCVDELMKQKASPERNLHKVFILDTKRSSGGWSVIQCPHGVVYSLKFSSRLDPPRDFADLLLSWKHLPNVSLCDFALDLATHVNLRSPSSLPFKPHDGRLAASTEENITAAQKRKLRISLPWLNKMSKNPDEDGHPLTGSSDHYALYGKFNKANTKDPQEVLRGTSLVPELQSSLNREAAKGLLSSMHKNSYFLNSMAPSTHIFMMRNLVHLRNNDTNAKLLEEVLQSGDVAHRLQDITLNDFGQAVLGTYDIKEIDFVFS; encoded by the exons ATGCATCATTCTATTGTGCCTTTTGGCACAGAGCCCGCGTTTGAACAATGTAAAACTTGCTGCAGGCTTTTCCACTGCCCCATGTGCCCTAAATTTAAGCCTGCTAGAAGAAAAAAGCTTGAGATGCACCTTAAAGTCCACTTAAAGAATGCTGTTACGTTCCAAG ATAAAAGAATATGTAGGTGTAATTTAAACTGCAGGGATGCAGGACATTTTCATTGCCCTATGTGTGACAAAACTATCATAAAAAAAAGAGACTTCGAGGTACATCTGGATTTTTGCCAAACTGCCCTACAAAAAACATTGGCCTCAGTTGCTCCCCAGTCTGAGCTCAACTCAGACCCTGGTCTACCTGCACCTACTCCTGTTGCATTGACTATGTTCACCCATGGCTCCTCTTCCCCAGCCCAACAAAGCTTAAAGTGCCCAGAGTCAACAGTCTCCCCCTCTCCAGAAACGGCTGCTTCTCCTCCCCAACAACATGCCATATCCTCCTCTGTTGTCTCGACTCAGGAGAATGAAAGGCCAGTACTGCTTTACAAAAGAGTCAAATGTCCTCACTGCAAACTCATTTTATATAAGAAAAACGTGATCAAGCATATCCAGAGGAGACATGAAGTCcattcaaagaaaatgaaagccCATGATGATTTAAAGGGTGTCTGCGTAGATGCAACAAACGGCATATCTGCTGTCCAGAAAGACATCTTAGGCTCCTCTGAACCCATTCATGTCCAAATGAAAACCTGGGGTCATGTCCATAAAGTACAGTGTGAGATGGAGGAATGCAGGCAGTTTCACCTAATGGCTGTGAGAAGTGGATTAACACTGAGGCACTGCGAACACATCCGCTCACTGGACCACTGCACAGTAATAGCTCATGAAGAATTTCTTCAGGGAGAAGTCTTGTCTGAAATGGTGGCGTTAAAAGTGTTTAATGAGGCGGCAAAGGCAGCCTGTctgaaaagacaaagaaaagccCAGGCATCCCATGTACCTCTGTGTGTTCCAATATCCTTCCAAGAAAACCAAAAgaggttttatttttctatccATGAGCCAACTGTTAACCACTATAGCCGCCTTGGGAGGGTCATGGTGACTTACACTTTAGAAGACAACACATGGCATTGTCCCTGTGCCAAACCAAGAATCTCATGTGTGCACAAGAACATCAGCAAATGGCATTTATTCCAAACAAAGCAGGACATGTTTGAAATGGAGACCGCCAGTGCGGGTGCACCACAAGAGCACCAGGGTCCTGCCTATCCACCAATGGATGAAGACTTAAGGCGGCTCGTGCAGTACATATATAAACATAAGAAGCTTCCAGCGAAACTCCCAGATGACCTTGTGAAGCCAAAGGCCTTGATCAACTATCTAACCGAGTTGCAACCAACAGAAACGTTCTGTGCAATCTGTCCTGGGTGTGTTCttcttgagaagcctgcaaggATCACTAAGAAAGCCAAGATAATCACCATGAGCGGTGTGATTAAAA atgtttcaacCTATTTCCGGTCTTGTCCAAAGTGCCACATGGTCTACAGATACCAAGAGTGGAAAGATGGTCTTCACAACTTTGATGATCATATCCTGTTAAACCTCGACTTGTGCTTGTATTTAAGACACAATCTGCAG AACAATGTGTCTGTGTCTCAGGTGATGAGCTCACTGGAAAGCCTTAGGAAAGTAGAATTTCCCTCTCCAGAGACCATCCTCCATGCCTACTGCCACTTCGAGGCGTTGACGAGCCATGAGTATTCTTTTTCGTGTGTCTGCTGCGGCTACTATCCACCTGTAGTAATGATGGACCAGCACAAGAAAGGAGTCTCCCACTCACCTG taaatGATGAAATCAAATCCTCTGAGAACTTCACTGGAGAAGTCAACGTTGAAGAGTTCTGGGATTCTGTTCAGATGGAGATGATCTCCCGTGGATTTTTCCCaa GTCAGGCTAAAAACCCCTTTGCTTTAAATCCTTGTTCTGAGCACTGGGGCCCATGGATTGGGAGGAATACACGCAAATCTGAGGTGGTGTTTAACACAGAGTCTGAAAAAGTCTCAAAGTTCTCCACTGAAGCAGAAGTCAGCATGGTGTCAGAGGAGTTCTGTGTTGATGAGCTCATGAAGCAGAAG GCTTCACCTGAGAGAAACCTGCACAAGGTCTTCATTTTGGATACAAAGAGATCATCTG GTGGGTGGTCAGTGATCCAGTGCCCTCATGGTGTGGTCTACAGTTTAAAGTTCAGCTCAAGGCTGGACCCTCCAAGGGATTTTGCAGATCTTCTTCTGTCCTGGAAGCATCTACCAAATGTCTCGCTCTGTGATTTTGCTCTGGACTTAGCGACTCATGTCAACCTGCGTTCTCCATCCTCACTGCCCTTCAAACCACATGATGGCAGACTGGCTGCATCCACCGAAGAGAACATCACAGCAGCACAGAAGAGAAAACTCAGAATCTCTCTACCATGGctgaataaaatgtcaaaaaatccTGATGAGGATGGACATCCTCTCACTGGTTCCTCTGACCACTATGCCTTGTATGGCAAATTCAACAAGGCCAACACCAAAGATCCACAGGAGGTCTTAAGGGGCACCAGCCTTGTCCCTGAACTTCAAAGTTCATTGAATCGTGAGGCAGCCAAAGGGCTTCTTTCAAGCATGCACAAAAACAGCTACTTCCTTAATAGCATGGCACCATCGACCCACATTTTCATGATGAGAAACCTTGTTCACCTCAGAAACAACGACACAAATGCAAAGCTTTTGGAGGAAGTTCTACAGAGCGGAGATGTGGCGCATCGTTTGCAGGATATCACTCTGAACGACTTTGGACAAGCAGTTCTTGGTACATATGACATCAAAGaaattgattttgttttcagttaA
- the LOC121523540 gene encoding uncharacterized protein LOC121523540 isoform X2, with translation MSQVQILRVFVNQRLTAAAEEIFELFERSIAEYEEQLSRSKEENERQQKLLDSVLSPQLRIQKSACTADIQQLLVSRKQAPVQQAWSLCLDQEDTEPPLIKEEDGQGEVYTPKFTFSPVSLKSEDDEENHQSSQFHQFPTRQMETGADWEVFGPEQTRNLNQGGHLQPVIAVKTEDSSELVAEVFSSGSDAQLRRKLYS, from the exons ATGTCTCAGGTCCAAATATTGAGAGTTTTTGTGAACCAGAGACTGACTGCGGCTGCTGAAGAGATTTTTGAGCTGTTTGAAAGATCGATAGCAGAGTACGAGGAACAACTCAGTCGATCTAAAGAGGAAAACGAGCGACAACAGAAACTACTGGATTCTGTTTTGAGCCCTCAGCTCCGCATACAAAAATCAG CATGCACTGCAGATATCCAGCAGCTGTTGGTGAGCAGAAAGCAAGCCCCAGTGCAACAGGCGTGGAGCCTCTGTCTGGACCAGGAGGACACCGAGCCCCCACTCATTAAAGAGGAAGATGGGCAAGGGGAGGTTTACACCCCCAAGTTCACTTTCAGTCCTGTCTCTCTCAAGAGTGAAGATGATGAGGAGAATCATCAGTCCTCCCAGTTTCATCAATTTCCAACCAGACAGATGGAAACAGGAGCTGATTGGGAAGTTTTTGGACCAGAACAAACCAGGAACTTAAATCAAGGGGGACATTTACAACCAGTGATTGCAGTCAAGACTGAAGATTCCTCTGAACTTGTTGCTGAG gtattttcATCTGGATCTGATGCACAACTTAGAAGAAAGCTTTATTCGTGA